The following is a genomic window from Oncorhynchus masou masou isolate Uvic2021 chromosome 6, UVic_Omas_1.1, whole genome shotgun sequence.
GAGGTCAGAGGGATAGACGTGAGGGAGGTCAGAGGGACAGACGTGAGGGAGGTCAGAGGGATAGACATGAGAGGTCAGAGGGATAGACGTGAGAGGTCAGATGGATAGacgtgagagaggtcagagggacAGACGTGAGGAAGTCAGAGGGACAGACGTGAGGAAGTCAGAGGGACAGACGTGAGGGAGGTCAGAGGGACAGACGTGAGGGAGTTCAGAGGGACAGACGTGAGGGAGGTCAGAGGGACAGACGTGAGGGAGATAAGAGGGACAGACGTGAGGGAGGTCAGAGGGATAGacgtgagagaggtcagagggatagacgtgagagaggtcagagggatagacgtgagagaggtcagagggacAGACGTGAGGGAGATCAGAGGGACAGACGTGGGGGAGGTCAGAGGGACAGACGTGAGGGAGGCCAGAGGGATAGACGTGAGAGTGGTCAGAGGGACAGatgtgagagaggtcagagggacAGATGTGAGAGAGGTCAGTGGGACAGacgtgagagaggtcagagggacAGACGTGAGGGAGGTCAGAGGGACAGacgtgagagaggtcagagggatagacgtgagagaggtcagagggacAGACGTGAGGAAGTCAGTGGGACAGATGTGAGGGAGGTCAGAGGGACAGATGTGAGGGAGGTCAGAGGGACAGATGTGAGGGAGGTCAGAGGGACAGACGTGAGGGAGGTCAGAGGGACAGacgtgagagaggtcagagggacagacgtgagagaggtcagagggacagacgtgagagaggtcagagggatagacgtgagagaggtcagagggacAGATGTGAGGGAGGTCAGAGGGATAGatgtgagagaggtcagagggatagacgtgagagaggtcagagggatAGActtgagagaggtcagagggacagacgtgagagaggtcagagggacAGATGTGAGGGAGGTCAGAGGGATAGatgtgagagaggtcagagggatagacgtgagagaggtcagagggatagacgtgagagaggtcagagggatagacatgagagaggtcagagggacAGATGTGAGGGAGGTCAGAGGGATAGatgtgagagaggtcagagggatagacgtgagagaggtcagagggatagacgtgagagaggtcagagggatagatgtgagagaggtcagagggacagacgtgagagaggtcagagggacagacgtgagagaggtcagagggatagacgtgagagaggtcagagggccagacgtgagagaggtcagagggatagacgtgagagaggtcagagggatagatgtgagagaggtcagagggacagacgtgagagaggtcagagggatAGACGTGAGAGGTCAGAGGGACAGacgtgagagaggtcagagggacagacgtgagagaggtcagagggatagacgtgagagaggtcagagggatagacgtgagagaggtcagagggatagacgtgagagaggtcagagggacagacgtgagagaggtcagagggacagacgtgagagaggtcagagggatagacatgagagaggtcagagggatagacgtgagagaggtcagagggatagacatgagagaggtcagagggatagacgtgagagaggtcagagggacagacgtgagagaggtcagagggacagacgtgagagaggtcagagggatagatgtgagagaggtcagagggatagacgtgagagaggtcagagggacagatgtgagagaggtcagagggatagacgtgagagaggtcagagggacAGACGTGAGAGAAGACTTCCTTGGTGCCTCCACACTTCATGGTGTTGTTCCTTATCATATTCCTATAGTCACTCACACCGTTGTGTTATGTTTGAGTTGGGAGCCGTGGAGTGTTGTTGTCCCAGCCTGCTTTCCCAACGTGGACCAGGCCCTCTCTCCCACCGCCCCACAGTGAGAGGCCTGTCTCTGGGCTTAGGGGGATGTCCAGTGCCGCTCGCCCCTGACTGGTCTTTAATCAACCATAAGCCTGAGATGCTCAACGGGGTATTTGGTTTCAATTCGAAGACAAGACGTTTTTTTACAAGGTATTATATTGACTTTGGTTAAAGGAATGCAGCTTCAGCTCAGGTTGTAGTGAAGGGGTGACAGAGAGGTGAACACGGAGAAATGAACGAGGCTGCTATGGTTGGTGTAGCAGGGGGGAAGGCTGGGAAGCTGGAAAATTGCCAGAGTAGATTTTCCCATTGGTGTGACCCTTTAGCAAAGGTTCTGTACAGTGGTTCTATCACtgtcacaaacacacatgtataatcAATGAATACAGATCGTGTATTATACTGAAAATAATATATGTAGTAAACGGCTATCAATCCATGTCAAGTTGTGTCATGTGACCAGTCTTAGTGAAGTGCAGTATCATTCACTCAGCCTCTGATTGGTTACCTTTTAACATCCTCTTCTCTTCTCGTGCCCTCATTGGTTCCCAGCAGCAGATTTGGGGCGTGAGAAGCGCAGCATGCCCAACTGGGCTCTGACCTCCTCTGACTTCTTCGGCTGGGTGGAGGCTCTGCGCGAGTACGCTGGTTATGAGAAGATTGAAGAACTGTCCAGAACCTTCTGGGCACACTTCCCCTCCGCCAGCCGCCTGGGCTATGAGCTGTCCGACCCTGACGAGGAGTGAGGAACCACAACCACAAATATAAAAACTGGTGAAGGATCAGTTTAGTCTTTTTTAGATCCAAAAGAATAAGTGTATAtggacagggggacagagtaggaatgctgatctaggatcaggctccactgtccatgtaatctgatgAATTGTGATCTAAAATAaagaaactgatcctagatcagcactccttctctgagacgctttatgatTACGGGACCAGAACTTGAACCAACATCTCTCTACTGCATGCAAGTAGTGTAGAATATAGAGGCCTAGTCTATGTCCTCAGAGGACCCTGGAAAAGACATGCATTGACACTCACcaaagaggagaaagggaggggatggAATGTCTGTATGGAGGTCATGTGATGCTCAGTACTATACGTGGGATGGAGAACACACGTTGACACCAGATCAGGCCTCTCATACACTTGACTTGTTTTGTGTCCATGAACAATAAATCTGCCTGCGTTCTGTGTGTGAAACTGCTTTTCCACGACCCAATTAAACTCCCAGGGCCCTGGAGATTTAATTCTTGTGAATAGTCTGTTTCTTTAAACTTGTCTTGAACAGCCGCTGCATGCTAAACTCTCCTCCCAAAAGATGTGCGTGGTGCAGAAGTTAAAGTTGTTAAACAATTGATTCATGGAAAACGTACAATCGTGCAGCAGCTATCAACATGTTTGTCAGAATCCTGGCTCGCTTGAAACTACTACTCGGGTCTAGATTCCCGAACACAGATTTAGTTTATTACTAAAAATAACTTGCTTACTAGGCTTAATCCATGGAATCAACCCTATGCAAATCCACATACCAGAGATGTCTGTAACTATTGAGTGATTCAAAGAGCAGTGATGTGGGCGTGTTTGAATACGCCAATAATTCATTTTTTACCTCTTCATTTGTGTGTTCTTTCCCCTGGCAGGCAGCTACTGCATgttgagagagatcagagagaggcaGTGAATGTGACATGCTGTGTAGCGGTGCGCAGTGGCAGGGAACAGGGCATGCTGT
Proteins encoded in this region:
- the otos2 gene encoding otospiralin-like, which codes for MPRLCVSMLLWVVLLGLLSLIDLGREKRSMPNWALTSSDFFGWVEALREYAGYEKIEELSRTFWAHFPSASRLGYELSDPDEE